One part of the Phoenix dactylifera cultivar Barhee BC4 chromosome 4, palm_55x_up_171113_PBpolish2nd_filt_p, whole genome shotgun sequence genome encodes these proteins:
- the LOC103709965 gene encoding uclacyanin 1: MATLRTFIGVATIAALVQVAIGGSFTVGGQNGGWDLSTNLAAWAAAQKFNVGDTLTFNYASAHDVLEVSKADYDACATSKPTNSYTGGSTVVKLSSPGKRYFICGIPGHCSQGMKVEIDVVAAVTATPPTAAASPPLAKSFPPKAAASPPLSKSFPPKAAASPPLSKSFPPTAAASPPLSKSSPPMSKPEAPTSSKPSKAAPSEAPASSPATISPSSEPSASDLPVTTSPAPPPGSAANGLGRHAKVAMGFGLGMLLVWAV; encoded by the exons ATGGCGACATTGAGAACATTTATAGGTGTTGCGACAATAGCAGCTCTTGTTCAGGTGGCAATTGGTGGAAGCTTCACAGTCGGAGGCCAAAATGGTGGGTGGGATCTGAGCACCAACTTGGCAGCATGGGCTGCTGCCCAGAAGTTCAACGTTGGGGACACCCTGA CTTTCAACTATGCATCAGCTCATGACGTGCTTGAGGTGTCGAAGGCAGACTACGATGCATGCGCGACAAGCAAACCAACGAACAGCTACACAGGCGGGAGCACCGTCGTCAAGCTTTCATCGCCGGGGAAGAGATACTTCATCTGCGGGATACCAGGGCACTGCAGCCAAGGAATGAAGGTCGAGATCGACGTGGTTGCTGCCGTGACGGCAACTCCACCAACGGCCGCTGCTTCTCCACCCCTCGCCAAGTCTTTCCCACCAAAGGCCGCGGCTTCTCCACCCCTCTCCAAGTCTTTCCCACCAAAGGCCGCTGCTTCTCCACCCCTCTCCAAGTCTTTCCCACCAACGGCCGCTGCTTCTCCACCCCTCTCCAAGTCTTCCCCACCAATGTCAAAGCCTGAAGCCCCAACATCTTCTAAGCCTTCCAAGGCTGCACCATCCGAAGCTCCTGCAAGCTCGCCGGCGACCATCTCTCCGTCGTCCGAGCCATCAGCTTCAGATTTACCTGTGACCACTTCACCGGCACCACCACCCGGGTCCGCAGCTAATGGCCTTGGTCGTCATGCAAAGGTCGCAATGGGGTTCGGGTTGGGGATGCTCTTGGTTTGGGCTGTCTGA
- the LOC103709964 gene encoding sulfite exporter TauE/SafE family protein 5-like — translation MRNFLDFLKRMLLPLTILAIAHLSASQGTQPLSQPHGLEHLLPQLSRRGKQQLDLQKEESRAEFRAIIAWILCFIAASVSSAGGVGGGSLYLPILNLVAGLDLKSSTSYSAFMVTAGSLSNVMYNIFFTSPGSGGKSLINYEICLLSEPCMLLGVSIGVVCNLMFPEWLITALFAAFLASSTYKTCSAGFKCWKLETEEVRRGEAFRIERGGNEVDDKGMEVPLLGGGEVGGLRVPWKDLVVLLMVWFCFFVLHVLLGDEDGKGVTNIKPCGVAYWLITSSQVPFAVGFTAYILYDKKKKRLQPQSQQEIDGKDIAVETKIEALPMFVFPSAALFTGVLGGLFGIGGGLLINPVLLQIGIPPQITAATTTFIVLFSASMSMVQYVILGMKGIPQASIYAAVSFVASAIGLAIIEKAIEKSGRVSLIVFMVSMVMALSTVSITCFGAIDVWRQYTTGSYMGFKPPC, via the exons ATGAGGAATTTCCTTGATTTTCTCAAACGGATGCTCCTCCCACTCACCATCCTCGCCATAGCTCACCTCTCCGCCAGCCAAGGGACCCAACCCCTGTCACAGCCCCATGGCCTAGAGCACCTCCTCCCCCAGTTATCTCGCCGGGGGAAGCAGCAATTGGATCTCCAAAAGGAAGAGTCAAGGGCAGAGTTCCGTGCAATTATTGCATGGATCCTCTGCTTCATAGCTGCCTCTGTTTCGAGTGCAGGAGGGGTTGGTGGTGGCTCCCTCTACCTCCCCATCCTGAACCTTGTGGCTGGCCTAGACCTCAAGTCATCCACCAGCTACTCAGCCTTCATGGTCACGGCAGGGTCATTATCCAATGTGATGTATAATATCTTCTTCACAAGCCCTGGTTCTGGAGGCAAGTCCTTGATCAACTATGAGATTTGTCTGCTCTCGGAGCCATGCATGCTCTTAGGGGTGAGTATTGGGGTGGTTTGCAACCTTATGTTCCCAGAGTGGCTAATCACTGCCCTTTTTGCCGCCTTCCTTGCAAGCTCCACATATAAGACCTGCAGTGCTGGGTTCAAGTGCTGGAAATTAGAGACAGAGGAGGTGAGGAGAGGTGAGGCTTTTAGGATTGAGAGGGGTGGGAATGAAGTGGATGACAAGGGGATGGAGGTGCCTCTCTTAGGTGGGGGAGAAGTGGGTGGGCTGAGAGTTCCTTGGAAGGATCTGGTGGTCTTGCTCATGGTCTGGTTCTGTTTCTTTGTGCTACATGTCCTCCTAGGAGATGAGGACGGGAAG GGTGTTACGAACATAAAACCATGTGGAGTTGCATATTGGCTCATCACATCATCCCAAGTTCCTTTTGCCGTTGGTTTTACAGCATATATTCTGTatgacaagaaaaagaaaaggttacAACCtcaaagtcaacaagaaatagaTGGCAAG gacattgcagtggaaaccaAGATTGAAGCCTTGCCCATGTTTGTTTTTCCATCAGCTGCCCTCTTCACAGGGGTTTTAGGTGGCCTTTTTGGCATTGGTGGAGGATTGCTCATAAACCCTGTGCTTCTTCAGATCGGAATACCTCCCCAG ATTACGGCAGCAACAACCACTTTCATTGTTCTGTTCTCAGCTTCGATGTCCATGGTTCAGTATGTCATCCTGGGCATGAAGGGGATCCCTCAAGCTTCAATTTATGCGGCGGTTTCTTTTGTGGCTTCGGCTATTGGGTTGGCTATCATAGAGAAAGCCATAGAAAAGTCAGGTAGGGTGTCTCTCATTGTGTTTATGGTTAGCATGGTGATGGCTCTAAGCACGGTTTCGATCACTTGCTTTGGAGCAATTGATGTTTGGAGACAATACACTACCGGGAGCTACATGGGCTTCAAACCACCTTGTTAA
- the LOC103709966 gene encoding transcription factor ILR3 encodes MGSPENTNWVFDCPLIDDMSVASGDFPAPGTGFYWNSQGINSSSNSSVEISGSFVDSAGIKESDSKKRVRSESSCQPGSKACREKMRRDKLNNKFLELGSILEPGKPPKMDKAAILSDAVRMVTQLRSEAQKLKDSNEDLQEKIKELKAEKNELRDEKQRLKAEKENLEQQIKILNARASYVAHPPVIPAAFAAQGQTAAHKLMMPVIGYPGFPMWQFMPPADVDTSQDAESCPPVA; translated from the exons ATGGGTTCTCCCGAGAACACCAACTGGGTCTTCGATTGCCCTCTGATCGACGACATGTCCGTCGCCAGCGGCGATTTCCCGGCGCCCGGGACCGGATTCTACTGGAATTCCCAGGGAATCAACAGTTCCTCCAATTCCAG TGTGGAAATTAGTGGCTCCTTTGTAGATTCTGCTGGCATCAAAGAGTCAGACTCCAAGAAACG TGTTAGGTCAGAATCTTCCTGTCAACCTGGCTCCAAAGCCTGCAGGGAAAAAATGAGACGAGATAAGTTGAATAATAA GTTCTTGGAGTTGGGATCCATTTTGGAGCCAGGAAAACCACCGAAGATGGACAAAGCGGCTATCTTAAGCGATGCTGTCCGCATGGTGACTCAATTACGCAGTGAAGCACAAAAGCTGAAAGATTCAAATGAGGATCTCCAGGAGAAGATCAAAGAATTGAAg GCTGAGAAGAATGAGCTTCGTGATGAGAAACAGAGGCTGAAGGCAGAGAAAGAGAACCTAGAGCAGCAAATAAAGATCCTAAATGCTCGAGCAAGCTATGTAGCACACCCTCCTGTAATTCCAGCAGCTTTTGCTGCACAAGGGCAAACAGCAGCGCACAAACTGATGATGCCTGTCATTGGCTACCCTGGATTCCCTATGTGGCAATTCATGCCGCCTGCGGATGTTGATACCTCACAGGATGCTGAATCATGTCCCCCAGTTGCTTAA